ATCGTTTTGACATCATGATGCAAATATCGCACACGAATGCCCGCGTTTTCCAAATAATCGGTCAAATCTTCTGCCATTTTAACCGTCAGCGTTGTGACCAGTACGCGCTCTTTTCGCACTGTCCGCGCGTTGATTTCTCCAATCAAATCATCAATCTGCCCTTCAATCGGCCGGACAAAAATTTTCGGGTCGAGCAGTCCGGTCGGACGAATGAGCTGTTCCACAATCTGGCTGGAACGACTCTTTTCAAAGTCGGATGGCGTTGCGCTGACGTAAATCACCTGATGGATGCGCTGCTGAAACTCCGCAAAATTGAGCGGCCGATTATCCAGCGCAGACGGCAAGCGGAATCCGTTGTCAATCAAGCTCTTTTTTCGTGCTTGGTCGCCCGCGTACATCGCTCGCACCTGCGGAATCGTCACGTGCGACTCATCAATAATCATCAAAAAATCCTTTGGAAAATAGTCCATCAGCGTATACGGTGCAGACCCCGGTCCTCTGCCGGACAGCACGCGCGAATAGTTCTCAATACCGCTGCAAAAGCCGATTTCTTCCATCATTTCCATATCATAGCGCGTGCGCTGCTCGATGCGCTGGGCTTCGACAAATTTCTCATTTTCCTTGAACCATGCCACGCGCTGTTCCATTTCTTCGCGGATTTCCTGTATCGCTGTCTGCATTTTGTCTTTCGGCGTGACATAGTGCGATGCCGGATAAATCGCCGCGTGCTGTACCTCACGCATGCGTTCGCCGGTCAGCGGATTGATTTCGCTGATTCGCTCAATTTCATCCCCGAAAAATTCCACACGATATGCAAACGAGTCGGTATATACTGGCCAGATTTCCATGGTATCTCCGCGCACGCGGAAGCGATTGCGTTCAAACGCGATGTCATTGCGCTCGTACTGAATTTCTGTCAGCCGCTTCATGAGCGATTCATATGACACTTCCATACCGGGGCGCAGAGAAATGACCATTTTTTTATAATCAATCGGGTCACCCAGCGAGTAAATGCACGAGACCGATGCGACAATAATCACATCGTTTCTCTCTGCCAATGCGGACGTTGCCGAATGCCGCAGCCGCTCGATTTCTTCATTGATCGCAGAATCTTTTTCGATATAGGTATCCGTCGATGCGATGTATGCCTCTGGCTGATAATAGTCATAGTACGAGACAAAAAATTCGACGGCATTATTCGGAAAAAATTCGCGCAGCTCAGAACACAGCTGTGCCGCCAGTGTCTTGTTGTGCGCCAATACCAGCGTCGGCTTCTGTACCTCTTGAATGATATTCGCCATGGTAAACGTCTTGCC
The sequence above is a segment of the Butyricicoccus intestinisimiae genome. Coding sequences within it:
- the uvrB gene encoding excinuclease ABC subunit UvrB, whose amino-acid sequence is MDHFELVSEYKPAGDQPEAIQKLAQGIKLGFEEQTLLGVTGSGKTFTMANIIQEVQKPTLVLAHNKTLAAQLCSELREFFPNNAVEFFVSYYDYYQPEAYIASTDTYIEKDSAINEEIERLRHSATSALAERNDVIIVASVSCIYSLGDPIDYKKMVISLRPGMEVSYESLMKRLTEIQYERNDIAFERNRFRVRGDTMEIWPVYTDSFAYRVEFFGDEIERISEINPLTGERMREVQHAAIYPASHYVTPKDKMQTAIQEIREEMEQRVAWFKENEKFVEAQRIEQRTRYDMEMMEEIGFCSGIENYSRVLSGRGPGSAPYTLMDYFPKDFLMIIDESHVTIPQVRAMYAGDQARKKSLIDNGFRLPSALDNRPLNFAEFQQRIHQVIYVSATPSDFEKSRSSQIVEQLIRPTGLLDPKIFVRPIEGQIDDLIGEINARTVRKERVLVTTLTVKMAEDLTDYLENAGIRVRYLHHDVKTIQRMEIIRDLRLGVFDVLVGINLLREGLDLPEVSLVAILDADKEGFLRSETALVQTMGRAARNADGEVILYADTRTPSMERAIRETERRRAIQQKFNEEHGIVPKTIVKQVRDIIEISAPASEVGAVLSKKKLDKTQRLQRIAILRKQMKEAATMLEFELAADLRDQIRELEAQS